tttaaaaatcaaaaataaaagttatcggttgagatgtatttttttattttttaaaatatccctcaatggttgagattttgacaaaaaaattaatggaaaaggtcaaccgttatcgctgaaaataaatcaaaaatatttaattcaaaggaaaatgtcgaatatgtcaaaaacgtctttattttccaaaaaataaatataaatagcatgtttttttcttagtttatgtATTAAGTTCAACTAATAataatagactctcaaagttctttgactcaagattatatctcttttcacttaaaataaaatgtaaagatGAAAATGTcctttccactgtgatttgagttgctgggacgacaagcacaaccaatacaatttcgaatatttcagaagaccgatgttctaattgataaatttgcagatgagatttatttttttctctcatcgataaatctcactggttgaccgaaactgaaaaaaatacaaaataaaggttccTCTCAGAcattgaccgaaatttttcttttttaaaaataaaggttattttatgacctttattgaaaatggcaacaaataagagttattaaagaacctttcaaaaggttgagatttatttctgatctctgttCTCGCAAAGTTTTGTATATTGGTGTATAAAGAATAACTATTATTTGTTCatacatatctttaaaaaattgaaaattatgaaGAATTGATTCTTTTCATTATGTTTTGACTCGTAAttacttgtattttatttatttattttttttttctgataatttttttcaataaatggtTAAACTGagcttcaaaaaatattttgtgttatATTCATGGGTTATatatattgttttaataagttAAATGAGAATTGGAAAAAGTTCCAATAATGTGAATccctctaaaatccgaaaacgccTTGTTTTAACTAGTTCACCTTATCGAGGGACTACTTactatatttgtttaaaaagtacTACATATATTCTTTTACGGTTTTTCCTCAAAATACTTTAATCGTCCCCGAAAATATTGGGAACCCTAGTATTATAATCTACATTCAGTGGAGAATGTTAACTTCCCTATTTCCCCTCAGGAATGTATTTTGCTTGGATAAGGTGTGTAATGGCTGTGTTCTTTTGGGCTTaccaaagtactttttagtacttgtGAAcccattcaaagacattttttctataaaagaaatggagttgaacacaaccagaagtacttagcagtagatacttaaggccaaaggaacacagaCATTCACTCAAAGCTGAAAACAAAATATCTGACCTTAGtaaagccaaataaaaaataaaccaacCCAAGTCAACAATAAACACTTAAAcgaatataatatatatttttttgatataattcAAGGAGAGTTTGATTGGTTTTGGTGTTGAGagtaaaaacaaagaaatacacaaaattgatagaaaaagaaatttaaaacaaataaaatataattttggacACATTTGGAAATAAGTCTCTTCTTCCTCTCCAACAAAGAAGCTACACAGAAATAAAGGCACTCTCTCTCTCTTAGTTCAAATTCTCATCACCACATTCCATTCCATCTCCTCCATCTTCGCCATCAGCCTCATTTGATTCTATTGTCTTTGTCAATAAATTAGGAATTTCCTCCTCAGCCTTATCGTCATTAATATTTGTGGTGGGCGTTGGTGTCGCAGGAACACTTTGCGAAGTTGTTGTTGCTTTACTCTCATCAAAACTCGAATTCAGTCGATCAATAAATTCATCTAAAGAAATCTTCTTCAACGCAAATCGTCTGCCAAAAgtctttttgattttattcctCCTCGATTTGACAATTGTTTTGGTAATATTCAATCCATCCGAACAGGACAAACTCCGACGAATCTTCTTCTCGCCAATAAAACagagttgtttgtttttatccGGAGTTGGTTCTTCGAATATTGTCTCCAAATTCGAGGGACGGAAATTTCCCTTGATTTTATTGtccaaatagatttttttaattggcaCATTTCGTTTTGGTTTTTGTATGGAACGTCGTTTAATTTGGAACAAGGAACTCGAATTCTCCTTGGATTTGGCTAATCGAGGAGGTAGACTTCGTCTGTAATTTGGTGGAGTTGAATCGGAGTCAATTTGGGGAGAGGATTCGTCGCCAGTGGCAGTGGATTCATCGGAAACAACTGCAGCCATTGGCGAGGAAGACCAACAACGATTGTCGTTGTTAAATACTGAATTGGTTTTAGTCAaaatgtcgtcgtcgtcgtgttCGTTGGTTTGGTTAATGGGTGAGCACCAATTTTCACTGCAAAAACGAAAATCAGCTTTGGAAACAAGTGGACTGGAATTTTAAGATAAACTTTTTATAATGAATTTGTAGGattaatatgaaattatttaCCGCTTTTCAGTTAAATTATCGTtggtattattaaaatttatttcggaTATACCCAAAACTATTCGTTCCATTttatatttgcatttttatttgatttttattttatttttcttattttgttgatTTGGATGTGACAGATTTTGTTGATGCTGTGAGTTTGatggtgaataaaaaatgtgGTGAATAATGGGAGTTTAGTTTTGACAGCTGTGGTGAACGCAAATTTGTGTTCATGTCGATAATGTAGTATAATGTAGGGTGACCATTTCGATGGaaacttgaattttattttaataaataataaataattaaatgatttatatggaaaaaccgtttttaaaacaaaactatatttaaatgctctaaaaatgacaaatttaaatttttaattaatgcaAATAAGCCATGTTGTATTGTAGATTGCATTAAAAAGAGTTCAGAAACTTATTTTTcgttagaaaacaaaaaaaaaatatattttggtgtCCTGACTCCTGAGCTTGcatccaaagtaaaaaaaaaatccatcacatcacgtttttgaaaatgccgctttttatcattttttgaggttatctcttAGCGCGTggttgtttattttaaatatataaatgtaacggtttctataacaATTCTCATTtctaaaaaatcgttttaatcttttcaatatctcttttctttttcATGAATTCTTAAGTTAAAGttaacgtgtttggtatattaTTTTGAGATTTTGCTATTAAGTCtatacgctgctgaagcgaaacgaaattttccatacaaaatttcaaatgaatgatttttaaaaattccgtcatttaatagggtaaacaggggtaaaacggaaagatgaaatttggactaaaatctaaacgcgaagttgaagagaattgatttttgttgctatagatagatgagattaatttaagaataactgcgtttaagacaaaattctaaaaaattttgaaactaagctataatgttttttttagaatttttttttgacaattctaaagatgccaggtgaaagatgaggaaaaaaaattaggcgtctaatacggatttttttccaacactctggccttcgaaatatgaatttttgaaaaacaccttgtgtttttaggggtatttttgggtcatttttgatttttagcttttttttggagcgttcaaaaaatctcaaacttattgGACATGTAggtttatgcatacatgtgcaaaaacttggaatcgtttatttagttttgactgaataatggaagaaacaagtttaaacaagttaaaaatacgttttttgaccgtttttaaaggattttcatcgtttttttatttttatctttttttctttaatagatacagggattaagtatatggagtaatgatagaccatgactacgactatatgtgtgaacacaattttgagataacggtaagatacaattttagaattcaacaggttataacttttgaccaagagcagatagaaattttattaaacttttatgagcatcctgatacaactacctttcatttggtatatcacacataacaatagactaactacaagctacacaatgttaaatcaagaaacttgtgaaatacctcaaaacacctgtggagatctgttggcgatgaccagctaccagtgtaggaagtaccgtaatctcagtctggaaattcgacatggttgactttaaaaaattctaacttctcttgtaggaatctttgaaatgagattgatacgtcatatgaaaggtgaaataataagctttcacatggtatatattttttataggttgtcaaacaaaaaaattgattccatagcctgagaacataaaaataaatgtttttttgttttgctttttttaatgaaatttgatcgagttcaaacaattctagctctttttgtagatgtctcatagacctgatcgatatatatatattttgagctaagacaataagctttcagatggtataaaattttgtataggttgtaagggaaaaaaatggaattaatgacgtgagaagataaaaattcatgtttttttttaatttttttttatgaaaatgattgttttcaataaattatttttatactttttgcgcattgtaaaaatttaatggttgtattcttaagaagaaatacttggcttttaaattgcataatttttttgtaagcttttaaaataaaaaaaattaatacaatgagtaaataaaaaaggtatttttttttagctttttcttgtaaattatgattgtttgaaataagtaaacgcttcatatgactcattttaaacaaaagcacacaacctgttttctgacgacgttatcacgtaaaatcatcgtgcgtaaaccggctttacagacaatctcttttttttaccgacttccaaaatggaggaggtattcaattcgtctgtattttttttttttttatgtttgttccGCATAACTTTCCACAGAgtcaatcaattttgataattctttttgtattggaaagctagtggctgcagtgcggtcccatttcaatttcgttcagttaaagccaaaggaactattaaaaaaaccataaaaccccgttttgaatcatggaagccgattttgtttatttataaaaatgattatttgcttaaaaaattgttttctgttgatttttttttttattttaaattaattttgaatttctccTCTAGACAATTACCCACAACTGTTAAACtatcaagtttgaagaaaatcactttactAGTTTAGGCTGTATACAGCAGACAGACAAACAGTCAGAATTGACGGACCCACTTTTTAGTGATTGTAATCTAGAATCCTAAATTTGACCTCTATTGCTATATTACCTACCTTtatagcaagtaaaaatgatgaattttcttttttttttttatcaataggTCCAAATATTTCTGTCATAAGAAAATGAGACAACTATTTTacttattaaatttgttgttaaaaaaaaaaaacagagggtTGCATTAGTTTTTTGGAAcgtggttcaggaatttaacttgGCAATTTCAGTGGATTAGCTGTGGTTCAACTGTAGTTCAAGCTTGGATTTagcaattttaattatattaaccTTAAACGAGTGATTACCaacgatttcagaagataaaagttgctgaaccccagttttaatatttatacaactggcccttagaaTATTATAGCCGTGTTccattgggaggtggcaaagtactactagtagtttactagcgattttcaatggaacgcactttcaaagaattcaatacaaatcaatacaatactcgggaagaagagcattaGTAGATGATAATACTTagccaaaacatctactagtagtaaactatCACCTCCGATGGAACAAGGCTAATAAGAAGTAAAGTACTTATTAGTAGTTTACCACATCCAAAGGAACGCGGCTTttggttgtttctattcaaaatTCTTTGCATTTTTCTTATGGAATGTGATAGCTGATAGACATGTTGTGTTCAAAAATCTAATGGAATTTCACGTCATATTTCTATTGTAATAACTTTCTTCTAACACCCAAGagaacaataaaactgcaaAAAAGGTGTTCTGATCCACAAAGCTCCATTTCGATAAAATGAGCGTCCTTGTAAGGTATCATGCTGCGCTGCTTTTCTTAACTCATTCCCTACTTGCTTGGTATTTTGTGTTGAACGAATATTTATTTCGAAAATGAACGGGAGTATAAGATTATCCCATCACAATATCATATCGTCATTGTCGTTGTATATTCTTCGTCCCTGAAACTCTGCTCTTATTTATTGGGCATGAAATGAGCTCTCAGCGTGAGCCCTCTGAATATTTTCGTGTAGGTTGCACATAGAACTTTATGCCTCTGAAGTGAACTCAAAATGATTGTGCCATTTCGTCGTGACAACAATTTTGACGACATAGCTGTGGGGTACAGAGCAAAAACGAACGAGTTTTTGGTGTATAATGAGGAATTTTCTGTCATCGGAttttgttgtcgtcgtcgtcgtcgtagtcgttGCCATCGACATTGTCATATCGTCAAGGGAACGAGAATTGTTCTTACCCTCAAACACCGCCCGCCGATGATAACTTCTAGAAATGGAAAGGTTTTATATTGAGATAGAATAAGTATGCAAAGGTACCTTTGGAAACTCCAAAACGATTGAAGTTTCACTGTGGTTTTTtggaggcaaaaaaaaaaaaagaaaacgttcCAAAACACTTGTTTTATGCCGAGGTGGTGGTGAATGGTGATATAGGATTGGATTTGATTCCATATTGACGGTTTCGTTGTGGCGTTTATTTGTGTAAAAGGATAAAGATGTTGGCAAGGGATTTTGATTTGAAAGCATTTCAATATTATGGTAACTTTTAATAAGTGCCTGAAAgttctcttatttttttcatagaattgcaaggaatttttc
This DNA window, taken from Episyrphus balteatus chromosome 2, idEpiBalt1.1, whole genome shotgun sequence, encodes the following:
- the LOC129910247 gene encoding protein tantalus, which produces MERIVLGISEINFNNTNDNLTEKRPLVSKADFRFCSENWCSPINQTNEHDDDDILTKTNSVFNNDNRCWSSSPMAAVVSDESTATGDESSPQIDSDSTPPNYRRSLPPRLAKSKENSSSLFQIKRRSIQKPKRNVPIKKIYLDNKIKGNFRPSNLETIFEEPTPDKNKQLCFIGEKKIRRSLSCSDGLNITKTIVKSRRNKIKKTFGRRFALKKISLDEFIDRLNSSFDESKATTTSQSVPATPTPTTNINDDKAEEEIPNLLTKTIESNEADGEDGGDGMECGDENLN